In Deltaproteobacteria bacterium, a genomic segment contains:
- a CDS encoding tyrosine-type recombinase/integrase → MVVKLLCGCGLRLFECLKLGINNFNFDTAILTIHDGKGQKDRTVPLPESIYPQLTG, encoded by the coding sequence CTGGTAGTCAAGCTACTCTGTGGTTGCGGCTTACGCCTTTTTGAATGTCTTAAATTAGGCATCAACAATTTTAATTTTGATACAGCGATTCTTACAATCCATGACGGGAAAGGACAAAAGGACAGGACGGTACCTTTACCGGAAAGTATTTATCCTCAACTAACGGGTTAG
- a CDS encoding TIR domain-containing protein: MARKVFFSFHYADIMNANIVRNSGQFKPTAETGFYDKSLWEDAETKGKTAIQKLIDDGLHNTSVTCFLLGEKTYARPYCKYELEKSLDEKKGILGILLPNQEKHGPKWISKYGRVYSWDHSKFADWVEKAARDAGR, encoded by the coding sequence ATGGCTAGAAAAGTTTTTTTTAGTTTTCATTATGCAGATATAATGAATGCAAACATTGTTAGAAATTCTGGACAATTTAAACCAACAGCTGAAACTGGATTTTATGATAAGTCCCTTTGGGAGGATGCAGAGACTAAAGGAAAGACCGCTATTCAAAAATTAATAGACGATGGTCTTCATAACACTAGCGTTACATGCTTTCTTCTCGGAGAAAAAACATATGCCCGTCCTTACTGCAAGTATGAGCTTGAAAAAAGTCTCGATGAGAAAAAAGGTATTCTTGGGATATTATTACCAAATCAAGAAAAACATGGCCCAAAATGGATTAGTAAATATGGAAGAGTATACAGTTGGGACCATAGTAAATTTGCTGATTGGGTTGAGAAAGCTGCAAGGGATGCTGGGAGATAA
- a CDS encoding response regulator, with the protein MEEYTVGTIVNLLIGLRKLQGMLGDNSNKNTTGVDGVGQDFNLLDMLPVTAYGPTPLQHALITKEKGALKLKILYAEDEERLQKSTAMLMSCWGYDFDLASNGQDVVEYAKANEGGYDLCLMDVDMPIMNGCEATEMIRQKFQYFPIMGLSGNPQYKDKCLEIGMDDFLSKPCSPDELLAKINELTVKFEKLCFKDETIFLKKEMPMDQQHAQELRELKKQDLIKVKFDDVSGSEVVVHKNIINKIVQDFNIKKQFVSTFINRNPEKPTKCILFGNNCRMPQMYLDGEDYEGELQAENEEVKKYPSMILKAEEK; encoded by the coding sequence ATGGAAGAGTATACAGTTGGGACCATAGTAAATTTGCTGATTGGGTTGAGAAAGCTGCAAGGGATGCTGGGAGATAACAGTAATAAAAACACTACAGGGGTTGATGGGGTCGGACAGGACTTTAACCTGCTAGATATGTTGCCGGTAACGGCGTACGGTCCGACCCCATTGCAGCATGCGTTGATAACAAAAGAAAAGGGGGCACTCAAATTGAAGATTCTATATGCCGAAGATGAGGAAAGACTCCAAAAGTCTACTGCGATGCTAATGAGTTGTTGGGGGTATGATTTTGACTTGGCTTCTAATGGTCAAGATGTGGTTGAATATGCCAAAGCAAATGAAGGAGGATATGACCTTTGCCTGATGGATGTTGATATGCCCATCATGAATGGTTGCGAAGCAACGGAAATGATACGTCAAAAGTTTCAATATTTTCCTATTATGGGGCTATCAGGAAATCCGCAATATAAAGATAAATGTCTTGAAATCGGTATGGATGATTTTTTGTCAAAACCCTGTTCTCCAGACGAACTTCTTGCTAAAATCAATGAGCTAACAGTCAAGTTTGAAAAACTATGCTTTAAAGATGAAACTATTTTTTTGAAAAAGGAGATGCCCATGGACCAGCAACATGCACAAGAATTGAGAGAATTAAAAAAGCAAGATTTGATTAAAGTTAAATTTGATGATGTAAGCGGTTCAGAGGTTGTTGTTCATAAAAACATTATCAACAAAATTGTTCAGGATTTTAACATCAAAAAACAGTTTGTTTCGACATTCATAAACCGCAACCCCGAGAAACCAACCAAGTGTATCCTCTTTGGCAATAATTGCCGTATGCCACAAATGTATCTTGATGGTGAGGATTATGAAGGCGAGTTGCAAGCAGAAAACGAAGAAGTAAAAAAGTACCCATCCATGATT